One segment of Alnus glutinosa chromosome 2, dhAlnGlut1.1, whole genome shotgun sequence DNA contains the following:
- the LOC133861114 gene encoding transcription factor GTE4, which produces MASGPIVGDGARERQRYTESKVYTRKAFKGPKKNNTTATINNNSATTNITTNNDDDNNKNDENNRDNNNNYNKNESNELARPPEQMVLASEDGNEAQKQLNSRLDTGSDDSSSLNRQQEQVVAVPGTRDEPLGNGAVRPGLENRVKINLGSRSKQETRELRRKLEGELDKVRNLVKRIEAKQGQIGGYGHSHMLTNDGVDNCGGGAKRVQSEVASVGVGVPREVNRPLHQLNLSVLENSQGVIENVEKEKRTPKANQFYRNSEFLLAKDKFPPVESNKKSKSNSKKQGGGEMGHGFWMGTKFNKSCSSLLEKLMKHKHGWVFNTPVDVQGLGLHDYFTIIKHPMDLGTVKSRLNKNWYKSPKEFAEDVRLTFSNAMTYNPKGQDVHVMAEQLLKIFEDRWAIIESDYNRELRYTMDVGVGLPTPTSRKAPPLPPPPLDMRRILDRSESMTNSLDPKSKPMSTTPSARTPAPKKPKAKDPHKRDMTYDEKQKLSTNLQNLPSEKLDAIVQIIKKRNSSLRQDDEEIEVDIDSVDAETLWELDRFVTNYKKSLSKHKRKAELAIQARAEAEQNVQNNKIQAPVVAEVAKENKADERNVSTLSPVQGEKQVDNGSRSSSSSSSSSDSGSSSSDSDSDTSSASGSDAGSPRT; this is translated from the exons ATGGCTTCGGGGCCTATAGTTGGAGATGGGGCTAGAGAGAGGCAGAGGTACACAGAGAGCAAGGTCTATACGAGAAAAGCCTTCAAAGGCCCCAAGAAGAACAACACCACTGCGACCATAAACAACAACTCCGCGACCACAAACATTACCACCAACAACGATGACGACAACAACAAGAACGATGAGAATAATAGGGATAACAACAACAACTACAACAAGAACGAGAGTAACGAGTTGGCTCGGCCCCCGGAGCAGATGGTACTAGCGTCGGAGGATGGGAACGAGGCTCAGAAACAGCTAAATTCGAGACTTGATACTGGGTCGGACGACTCGTCGAGCCTCAACCGGCAACAGGAGCAAGTGGTGGCAGTGCCGGGCACTCGGGATGAGCCCTTGGGGAATGGGGCGGTGAGGCCAGGGTTGGAGAATAGGGTTAAGATCAATTTGGGGTCTAGGTCGAAGCAGGAGACGAGGGAGCTAAGGAGGAAGCTGGAGGGTGAGCTGGATAAGGTGAGGAATTTGGTGAAGAGGATTGAAGCCAAGCAGGGGCAGATTGGTGGGTATGGTCATTCTCATATGTTGACCAATGATGGGGTCGACAATTGTGGCGGTGGAGCCAAGCGGGTTCAGTCAGAGGTGGCTTCTGTTGGAGTTGGTGTTCCTCGTGAGGTGAATAGGCCTTTGCACCAATTGAATTTATCGGTGTTGGAGAATAGTCAGGGTGTGATTGAAAATgtggagaaagagaagagaacgCCAAAGGCAAACCAGTTTTACCGGAATTCAGAGTTTTTGCTTGCAAAGGATAAGTTTCCGCCGGTGGAGAGTAAcaagaaatcaaaatcaaatagcaAGAAGCAAGGTGGAGGAGAAATGGGACATGGGTTTTGGATGGGCACCAAGTTTAACAAGAGCTGTAGTTCTTTGCTTGAGAAATTGATGAAGCACAAGCATGGGTGGGTGTTTAATACACCAGTGGATGTACAGGGTCTTGGCTTGCACGATTATTTTACCATTATCAAGCATCCGATGGACTTGGGTACTGTGAAATCGAGGCTGAACAAGAATTGGTACAAGTCTCCAAAGGAATTTGCAGAGGATGTGAGACTTACATTTAGCAATGCAATGACCTATAACCCAAAAGGGCAAGATGTTCATGTAATGGCAGAGCAGCTATTGAAGATATTTGAGGACAGGTGGGCTATAATAGAGTCAGATTATAATCGAGAGTTGAGGTATACAATGGACGTTGGGGTAGGGCTTCCAACACCTACCTCAAGAAAGGCTCCTCCATTGCCACCACCCCCCCTTGATATGAGAAGGATTTTGGATAGGTCTGAGTCGATGACGAATTCCCTTGATCCCAAGTCTAAACCCATGAGTACTACTCCTTCGGCTAGGACCCCTGCACCAAAGAAGCCTAAGGCGAAAGATCCCCATAAAAGAGACATGACTTatgatgaaaaacaaaaacttagtACAAACCTTCAGAATTTACCTTCAGAGAAGCTAGATGCGATTGTACAGATTATTAAGAAGAGAAATTCATCACTTCGACAAGATGATGAGGAAATTGAAGTGGACATTGATAGCGTGGATGCTGAGACTCTCTGGGAGCTTGATAGGTTTGTAACCAACTACAAGAAGAGTTTGAGCAAGCACAAGAGAAAAGCTGAACTTGCTATTCAAGCCCGAGCAGAAGCTGAACAGAATGTCCAGAATAATAAG atTCAGGCTCCAGTTGTTGCAGAGGTAGCAAAGGAAAACAAAGCAG ATGAAAGAAATGTTTCCACTTTGTCACCTGTACAAGGGGAAAAGCAGGTGGACAATGGGAGTAGGTCGAGTAGTTCAAGCAGCTCTAGCAGTGATTCTGGATCCTCTTCAAGTG ACTCTGATAGCGATACCTCATCCGCATCTGGATCTGATGCAGGGTCACCAAGGACTTGA